GCTGGAACATGAGGGTAAAACTGCCAACCAGGCATTTGCTACACGGGCGCTTTTTGAATTGGGTAAAGAATTTGAATGGGTTCATGAAGCGCTCTTAGAGCAAATTGAACGAATCATGAGTCAAAATCCGCAGAGTGGATATCGAGCTGTGGCGAAAGAAGTATCCCAGAAAATTCAGCAACTCAAGAATCGATAAACGCTATTTCCTCAAGCCATTTAGCACTTAAAATCGTATCATTGTAGGCTTTAAAGAAAGAGCCATGCCCAGTACTTTACAAGCCATATCTCCCATAGACGGCAGATACAGAAACAAAGTAGATACACTTGCAAATTACTTCTCCGAGTTTGCCTTAATAAAGTACCGTGTACTGGTTGAAGTGGAGTACTTTCTAGCCTTGAGCGAAAGCGGTATTGAGCAGCTACAACCACTCTCTGAACAACAGCAGCGAATTTTTAGAGATTTATACAAGGATTTCACCGAGATTGATGCCCAGCGTATCAAAGATATTGAGAAAGTCACCAATCATGATGTAAAGGCTGTAGAGTATTTTATCAAGGAAAAGATTGATGCCTTAGATTTAGATGTAAATAAAGAATTCATCCATTTTGGTCTCACTTCGCAGGACATCAATAACACGGCGATCCCGCTTTCCCTAAAAGAAGCGTTGAGCGAAGTGTACATTCCAGAACTAGAGAAGCTTATTGCTCAAATTGAGGATTTGGCAAATGACTGGAAAGACATCCCCATGCTGGCACGCACCCATGGGCAACCTGCCTCTCCTACCCGATTGGGAAAGGAATTTCAGGTGTTCGTCACCCGACTGAAAAAACAGCTTGAAGTTTTAAAACGGGTTGATCACTCAGCTAAATTTGGTGGAGCAACGGGTAATTACAACGCGCATCACGTGGCCTATCCAGCAATCGACTGGAAAGCTTTTGGGACGCGCTTTGTGGAAGAGAAACTAGGACTCAATCACAGTTTTCCCACCACTCAAATTGAACACTATGATGATATGGCGTCGCTTTTTGATGCACTTAAAAGAATCAACACCATCATCATAGATCTGGATCGAGACATTTGGACTTATATTTCCATGGATTATTTCAAGCAAAAAATCAAAAAAGGAGAAATCGGTTCCAGCGCGATGCCGCACAAGGTCAACCCCATTGACTTTGAAAATTCTGAAGGGAATCTCGGGATTGCCAATGCCTTGCTCGAACACCTTTCTGCAAAGCTCCCAGTATCACGATTGCAAAGAGACCTGACAGATTCAACTGTGTTGCGCAACGTGGGCATGCCGTTAGCTCATGGACTGATCGCCTTCAAAGCGACTCAAAACGGACTTTCAAAGCTATTATTAAATGAGAGCAAACTTCAGGAAGATCTAGAAAACAACTGGGCGGTAGTAGCCGAAGCCATTCAAACCATTTTGCGACGTGAAGCTTATCCTAATCCTTATGAAGCACTCAAAGAGCTTACACGCAAAAACACAAAAATCACTCAGCCCAGTATCGCAGATTTCATAGATACATTAGAAGTTTCTGATGATTTGAAAAAACAAATGAAAGCGATCACTCCCTCAAATTTCACGGGTATCTGAAACGTTAAGCATCTGACAATTGATTGTAGTTTAAGAAATGTCCTACACCTCTTAAGGTAAATTAGCCCAAAAAACTATTATGGGCTTAATTACTATTTTACTGAACATTTTTCTTC
This genomic interval from Nonlabens spongiae contains the following:
- the purB gene encoding adenylosuccinate lyase; amino-acid sequence: MPSTLQAISPIDGRYRNKVDTLANYFSEFALIKYRVLVEVEYFLALSESGIEQLQPLSEQQQRIFRDLYKDFTEIDAQRIKDIEKVTNHDVKAVEYFIKEKIDALDLDVNKEFIHFGLTSQDINNTAIPLSLKEALSEVYIPELEKLIAQIEDLANDWKDIPMLARTHGQPASPTRLGKEFQVFVTRLKKQLEVLKRVDHSAKFGGATGNYNAHHVAYPAIDWKAFGTRFVEEKLGLNHSFPTTQIEHYDDMASLFDALKRINTIIIDLDRDIWTYISMDYFKQKIKKGEIGSSAMPHKVNPIDFENSEGNLGIANALLEHLSAKLPVSRLQRDLTDSTVLRNVGMPLAHGLIAFKATQNGLSKLLLNESKLQEDLENNWAVVAEAIQTILRREAYPNPYEALKELTRKNTKITQPSIADFIDTLEVSDDLKKQMKAITPSNFTGI